One genomic window of Micrococcus flavus includes the following:
- a CDS encoding phospholipase D-like domain-containing protein yields MDLAQRLRRLPTRRPFSVRAALRRSVTVGAVGLVVVPIATAIALTGYDLVKRRGRRLRPVRRPGTYEAQVGSDAMTLFTSGEDVYDAMIEAIDAAEETVKFETYIWKADDTGQRFVDALNRAAARGVQVWASYDGFANLVVPSRFFRQFDPRVQVYRLPAFTRPYWRGLIRYTGFNHSKVLVVDGDVGFVGGYNVGEVYAKHWRDTHVRIQGPAVWGLDRSIVALWNEAHIGDDSIPWAAPRAWETDVSVHANLPAQLVYPIRNSYLSAIDRATRHIYINTPYFIPDQQVLGALKSAAQRGVDVQVMVPKDSNHVVSDWVSRGFYTEMLEAGITILLYAGGMIHAKTATVDGVWSTVGTANIDRLSLSFNYETNVVVVDPDFAARMEEIFRADAQHAERVESPRWGDRHGLARVVETLLVPLRPLL; encoded by the coding sequence ATGGACCTCGCGCAGCGCCTCCGGCGTCTTCCCACCCGCCGTCCGTTCAGCGTGCGCGCCGCGCTGCGACGCTCCGTGACCGTCGGGGCCGTCGGCCTGGTGGTGGTCCCCATCGCCACCGCGATCGCCCTGACGGGCTACGACCTGGTGAAGCGGCGCGGCCGCCGCCTGCGTCCGGTCCGGCGTCCGGGCACGTACGAGGCGCAGGTGGGCTCCGACGCGATGACGCTCTTCACCTCCGGCGAGGACGTCTACGACGCCATGATCGAGGCGATCGACGCGGCGGAGGAGACCGTCAAGTTCGAGACGTACATCTGGAAGGCGGACGACACCGGCCAGCGGTTCGTGGACGCCCTGAACCGGGCCGCCGCGCGTGGAGTGCAGGTGTGGGCCTCCTACGACGGCTTCGCGAACCTCGTGGTGCCGTCCCGGTTCTTCCGGCAGTTCGACCCGCGTGTGCAGGTGTACCGCCTCCCGGCGTTCACGCGTCCGTACTGGCGCGGCCTGATCCGCTACACCGGGTTCAACCACTCCAAGGTCCTCGTGGTGGACGGGGACGTCGGCTTCGTGGGCGGCTACAACGTGGGCGAGGTCTACGCGAAGCACTGGCGGGACACCCACGTGCGGATCCAGGGGCCGGCGGTGTGGGGGCTGGACCGGTCGATCGTGGCGCTGTGGAACGAGGCGCACATCGGGGACGACTCCATCCCGTGGGCCGCCCCCCGCGCGTGGGAGACGGACGTGTCCGTGCACGCCAACCTGCCCGCCCAGCTCGTCTACCCGATCCGCAACTCCTACCTCAGCGCGATCGACCGGGCGACGCGCCACATCTACATCAACACCCCGTACTTCATCCCGGACCAGCAGGTGCTCGGCGCCCTGAAGTCGGCGGCGCAGCGCGGCGTGGACGTGCAGGTGATGGTGCCCAAGGACTCGAACCACGTCGTCTCCGACTGGGTCTCCCGCGGCTTCTACACGGAGATGCTGGAGGCGGGCATCACGATCCTGCTGTACGCCGGCGGCATGATCCACGCGAAGACGGCCACCGTGGACGGCGTCTGGTCCACGGTGGGCACGGCGAACATCGACCGCCTCTCCCTGAGCTTCAACTACGAGACCAACGTGGTGGTGGTGGACCCGGACTTCGCGGCCCGCATGGAGGAGATCTTCCGTGCGGACGCTCAGCACGCGGAGCGCGTGGAGAGCCCGCGCTGGGGGGACCGCCACGGTCTGGCGCGCGTGGTGGAGACCCTGCTCGTGCCGCTGCGCCCCCTCCTCTGA
- a CDS encoding MBL fold metallo-hydrolase: MLLERIYDEDLAQASYVIGCQANNEAIVVDPRRDIQVYLDLAAQHGMTITHVTETHIHADYLSGTRELAHATGAQIHLSGEGGEDWTYGFEGNLLKDGDTVKLGNITVEAVHTPGHTPEHLSFLVTDGAFADAPGYMLTGDFVFSGDLGRPDLLDEAAGGVDTRFEGAQQLFASLKATFLTLPDHVQVFPAHGSGSACGKALGALPSTTVGYEREYAWWSEYLKNDDEQGFIDELLDGQPDAHAYFGRMKRQNKIGPAILGELPELEELDAQGVQAKLADGAVFADTRGVDEILAGTVPGALAFPSRGKVATHAGWAYDPENDDAAIVLLAEDREDADMMRNHMIRVGVDAAAAFTTSVDGLTLEPVPTVQAAELKSRIEAGEVGAEQDTVLVDVRNKTEFSDGTIADAQQLNAGKVLFHQDELPQDKTLVTFCQSGLRTIVAAQALRRAGFDVVELEGSYSAWQQA; this comes from the coding sequence ATGCTGCTCGAGCGCATCTACGACGAGGACCTCGCCCAGGCCAGCTACGTGATCGGCTGCCAGGCGAACAATGAGGCAATCGTGGTGGACCCCCGCCGCGACATCCAGGTGTACCTGGACCTCGCCGCCCAGCACGGCATGACCATCACGCACGTCACCGAGACCCACATCCACGCCGACTACCTCTCCGGCACCCGCGAGCTGGCCCACGCCACCGGCGCCCAGATCCACCTGTCCGGCGAGGGCGGCGAGGACTGGACCTACGGCTTCGAGGGCAACCTGCTCAAGGACGGTGACACCGTGAAGCTCGGCAACATCACCGTGGAGGCCGTGCACACCCCGGGCCACACGCCCGAGCACCTGTCCTTCCTGGTCACCGACGGCGCCTTCGCCGACGCCCCCGGGTACATGCTCACCGGCGACTTCGTGTTCTCCGGGGACCTCGGCCGCCCCGACCTGCTGGACGAGGCCGCCGGCGGCGTCGACACCCGCTTCGAGGGCGCCCAGCAGCTCTTCGCCTCCCTCAAGGCCACGTTCCTGACGCTGCCGGACCACGTGCAGGTCTTCCCGGCCCACGGCTCCGGCTCCGCCTGCGGCAAGGCCCTCGGCGCGCTGCCCTCCACCACCGTCGGCTACGAGCGCGAGTACGCCTGGTGGTCCGAGTACCTGAAGAACGACGACGAGCAGGGCTTCATCGACGAGCTGCTCGACGGCCAGCCCGACGCCCACGCCTACTTCGGCCGCATGAAGCGCCAGAACAAGATCGGCCCGGCGATCCTCGGCGAGCTGCCGGAGCTCGAGGAGCTGGACGCCCAGGGCGTGCAGGCGAAGCTCGCCGACGGCGCGGTGTTCGCGGACACCCGCGGTGTGGACGAGATCCTCGCCGGCACCGTGCCGGGCGCGCTGGCCTTCCCGTCCCGCGGCAAGGTCGCCACGCACGCCGGCTGGGCCTACGACCCGGAGAACGACGACGCCGCGATCGTGCTGCTCGCCGAGGACCGCGAGGACGCGGACATGATGCGCAACCACATGATCCGCGTGGGCGTCGACGCGGCCGCCGCGTTCACCACCTCCGTGGACGGCCTCACGCTGGAGCCGGTGCCCACCGTGCAGGCCGCCGAGCTGAAGTCCCGCATCGAGGCCGGCGAGGTCGGTGCGGAGCAGGACACCGTGCTGGTGGACGTCCGCAACAAGACCGAGTTCTCCGACGGCACCATCGCGGACGCCCAGCAGCTGAACGCCGGCAAGGTCCTCTTCCACCAGGACGAGCTGCCGCAGGACAAGACCCTGGTGACCTTCTGCCAGTCCGGCCTGCGCACCATCGTGGCCGCCCAGGCGCTGCGCCGCGCCGGGTTCGACGTGGTCGAGCTCGAGGGCAGCTACTCCGCCTGGCAGCAGGCCTGA
- a CDS encoding rhodanese-like domain-containing protein, whose product MSITLTPVAPRDLKAELAARPDAVVLDVRTPAEFEAEHIAGSYNVPLDLLQEHADEVAARLDGTAVLVCQSGNRAGTAQDRLAQAGFTSARVLQGGISAYAEAGGEVVRSGQRWSMDRQVRMTAGSIALAGAVASQLGSKRFGLIPAAIGAGLSFSAVSNTCAMASVLSKMPWNRPAQERTADDVIGHIPAGTAKRS is encoded by the coding sequence ATGAGCATCACCCTGACCCCCGTCGCCCCGCGCGACCTGAAGGCCGAGCTGGCCGCCCGCCCGGACGCCGTCGTGCTGGACGTGCGCACCCCCGCCGAGTTCGAGGCCGAGCACATCGCCGGCTCCTACAACGTGCCGCTGGACCTGCTCCAGGAGCACGCGGACGAGGTCGCCGCGCGTCTGGACGGCACCGCCGTGCTGGTGTGCCAGTCCGGCAACCGCGCCGGCACCGCCCAGGACCGCCTGGCCCAGGCCGGCTTCACGTCCGCCCGTGTGCTGCAGGGTGGCATCTCCGCCTACGCCGAGGCCGGCGGCGAGGTCGTCCGCAGCGGCCAGCGCTGGTCCATGGACCGCCAGGTCCGCATGACCGCCGGGTCCATCGCCCTCGCCGGCGCCGTCGCGTCCCAGCTCGGCTCCAAGCGGTTCGGCCTCATCCCCGCCGCGATCGGCGCCGGCCTGTCCTTCTCCGCCGTCTCCAACACGTGCGCCATGGCGTCCGTGCTGTCCAAGATGCCGTGGAACCGTCCCGCGCAGGAGCGCACCGCGGACGACGTCATCGGCCACATCCCCGCCGGCACCGCGAAGCGGAGCTGA